GAAAAATTTGATCATCAATTCACTGTTGCAATTGTAACAAAGGATTCTTCTGAAGATATTCAAAATAAGGTAATGAAAGTTTCTGAAATTGATAGTGTAAATGTTCAACCAATAGTAGTAGCTGAAAAAAATATGAAACAAGCTCATGAAGAAACTTCTCAACAAGAATTAACGGTAGCTGAGGAAGAAGTAGTAAAACATGTACAAGCCAAAGAGCAGGTTAAAACAGCTACAAAGCAGGTTGCTGCTACAAGTACTAAGACAATACGTGTTAATATTGAACGTTTGGATATTTTAATGAATCTTTTCGAGGAATTGGTTATTGACCGAGGTAGATTAGAGCAGATTTCTAAAGATTTAAACAATAATGAGCTTAATGAAACTGTAGAAAGAATGTCTCGTATCTCTGGAGATTTACAGAATATTATCCTAAATATGCGAATGGTACCAGTTGAAACTGTGTTTAACCGATTCCCACGAATGATTAGACAACTCGCTAAAGATTTAAACAAAAAAATAAATCTTGAAATTATCGGTGCAGAAACAGAACTTGACCGCACAGTTATTGATGAGATTGGGGACCCATTAGTTCACTTACTTCGAAATGCGATTGATCACGGTGTAGAAATGCCAGACGTTCGTGTGAAAAATGGTAAAAGTGAAGAAGGTAATGTTGTTTTAAGAGCTTATCATAGTGGAAACCATGTTTTCATTGAAATCGAAGATGATGGTGCTGGAATTAGTCGTGACCGAGTCTTGAAGAAAGCATTAGATAGAGGAGTAGTAACAGAACAGGTTGCTTCTACACTAACGGATAAACAAGTTTACGAATTGATTTTCTCTTCAGGATTCTCTACTGCTGATCAAATTTCAGATATCTCTGGTCGTGGAGTAGGACTGGATGTTGTAAAAAGCACGATTGAATCATTAGGAGGAACGGTATCAGTAGATGCTCAGGAAGGAAAAGGATCACTTTTCTCTATCCAACTTCCGCTTACATTATCGATTATCTCCGTCATGTTAGTTGAATTACGTAAAGAAAAATATGCAATTCCACTATCATCAATCATTGAAACAGCTGTTATTAAAAAAGATGAGATTTTACAAGCACATAATCAAAAAGTAATTGATTTCCGTGGGAAAATTGTGCCGTTAGTCTTCTTATCTGAAATCTTTGAAGTACCAGAAGAAAGCGAAAATGAAGATTTTGTTTCATTAATTATTGTACGTAAAGGTGACAAAATGGCAGCACTTGTCGTTGACTCCTTCATTGGTCAGCAGGAAATCGTTCTAAAATCTCTTGGAAATTACTTGAACTCAGTATTTGCCATCTCAGGTGCTACTATTTTAGGTGATGGTCAAGTAGCGTTAATCGTTGATTGTAATTCTTTAATAAAATAGTGACTTCATTTAGAACGTTTGTTTTTTAAGCTTATTATTTAAATCAAGATGCTGATATTTTCTTTTGAGAGGGGATTAAACGATGAGTGAACATATATCTGGTGACTTAAAAGTCATTGTTTTTCAATTACAAGATGAGGAATACGGAATTCCTGTACAACAAGTTCGTTCTATTGAAAAAGTTCAACATATTACTAGAGTTCCAAGAACAGCTTCTTATATTAAAGGAGTAATTAATTTACGTGGAGTTGTAACACCTATTATAGATTTACGCAAAAGATTTGGATTAAAAGACCTCGAAGATACTGAAAGTACAAGAATGATTATTGTTTCCAAAGAAGATATGGAAGTCGGGTTTATTGTAGATGCAGCAAATGATGTTATTGATATTCACCAGGACATTATTGAACCTGCACCAGAAGTTGTTGGGCTGTGGAAGTTGAGTATATTCAAGGAGTAGCAAAATTAGATAAAAGATTAATTGTTATGATTGATTTAGAACAAGTACTGAAAAGTAATGACGAGCGTTCTCTTCTCGGTGTATAGAGGGACTTTAAATGGATTATATTAATTTTATTTCATCTACACATATCGATATTTTAAAAGAAGTAGGGAATATTGGTGCTGGCCATTCAGCAACTTCATTATCGAAGTTGCTGGCAAAAAAGATAGATATGAATGTACCAGATGTTAAGATTGTTTCCTTTAACGACTTAATGGAATGGGTAGGCGGTCCTGACGTTGTCATAGCTAGTGTCTTTTTAAGGATTGAAGGTGATATCCCTGGCTCCTTATTCTTTGTATTAAGCATTGAACAAGCTGAACGCTTTATAAAACAGCTAATCGGCGATGATCAATTTTCGTTAAAAGAACCACCATATAATGAATTAGGGTTATCTGCATTTCAAGAACTCGGTAATATTTTAACAGGATCATATTTATCATCATTATCTGATTTGACAGATTTAACAATCTATCCTTCAGTTCCTGCACTTACAATTGATATGTTTGGTGCTGTTATTAGTCACGGTTTAATTGAGTTATCACATGCGGGTGATTTTGCTATTATCATTGACACTGCAATTAAGGAAGAAGATCAGTTAGAAAAAGATTCAGTAAAAGGGCATTTCTTTCTCTTACCAGATCCAGATTCCTTTAAAAAGTTATTTGATGCACTTGGTGTAAAAGATGAAGAATGAGTCAATTGAGATTGTTAAAGTTGGGATTGCTGATTTAAATATAGTGAAATCTCCACAGCGAATTCGCACCTCAGGATTAGGATCTTGTGTAGGTCTTATTTTATTCGATAGGATCTACCAAATAGCTGGACTGGCTCATGTTATGCTACCAGATTCAACACTAGCAAATCAGTCGTCTATTAATCAGGCAAAATATGCAGACACTGCCGTTCCATTACTAATCGACAAATTAGTAGAAGCAGGAGCAAAAATGAGGTCTTTACAAGCTAAGATGGCTGGTGGTGCTCAAATGTTCCAATTTCAAACAACTAGTGACATGATGAGAATCGGCCCAAGAAATGTAGAAGCAGTTAAAGAAGTACTTAAATCATATAACATACCTTTACTAAAAGAAGATGTTGGTGGTAATAGCGGAAGAACCATTGAATTTGATCCAATAACTTGTGAGTTAATGATTAGAACAGTAAATCAAGGTGTGAAAATTATTTAACTTATAAAAACCAAGCCTGTTATTTATTACTGGGTGTGAAGGTTTTTGAAAGATAAAATTGCTTTTCAATGAAACATATCTGTATCAGGGGGATAAAAATGACACTAATGACACTAACCGATGAACAAGTAATTTGGCAAAAATGGATAGATGTACGAGATTCTCATGCTGGTGATGCGCTCATCAAGAAATATATGCCCCTTGTTTCTTATCATGTTCAAAGAATTTCTATTGGACTTCCAAAGAATGTAAATAAAGACGATTTAATGAGCTTAGGCTTGTTTGGGTTATATGATG
This Metabacillus endolithicus DNA region includes the following protein-coding sequences:
- a CDS encoding chemotaxis protein CheA, yielding MEMNQYLEVFIEESKEHLQACNEKLLELEKNPTDLSIVNDIFRSAHTLKGMSATMGYEDLASLTHQMENVLDAIRNEKLSVSAEILDVVFASVDDLEEMVFSIAEGGDGKKDVSKVVEMLKKIENGEAVAEESSPSNEVTLSQSIQDYDDYENAVIQQSKEQGFSAFELTITLREDCLLKAARVFMVFEILEQAGEVIKSVPSVDQLEEEKFDHQFTVAIVTKDSSEDIQNKVMKVSEIDSVNVQPIVVAEKNMKQAHEETSQQELTVAEEEVVKHVQAKEQVKTATKQVAATSTKTIRVNIERLDILMNLFEELVIDRGRLEQISKDLNNNELNETVERMSRISGDLQNIILNMRMVPVETVFNRFPRMIRQLAKDLNKKINLEIIGAETELDRTVIDEIGDPLVHLLRNAIDHGVEMPDVRVKNGKSEEGNVVLRAYHSGNHVFIEIEDDGAGISRDRVLKKALDRGVVTEQVASTLTDKQVYELIFSSGFSTADQISDISGRGVGLDVVKSTIESLGGTVSVDAQEGKGSLFSIQLPLTLSIISVMLVELRKEKYAIPLSSIIETAVIKKDEILQAHNQKVIDFRGKIVPLVFLSEIFEVPEESENEDFVSLIIVRKGDKMAALVVDSFIGQQEIVLKSLGNYLNSVFAISGATILGDGQVALIVDCNSLIK
- a CDS encoding chemotaxis protein CheC — its product is MDYINFISSTHIDILKEVGNIGAGHSATSLSKLLAKKIDMNVPDVKIVSFNDLMEWVGGPDVVIASVFLRIEGDIPGSLFFVLSIEQAERFIKQLIGDDQFSLKEPPYNELGLSAFQELGNILTGSYLSSLSDLTDLTIYPSVPALTIDMFGAVISHGLIELSHAGDFAIIIDTAIKEEDQLEKDSVKGHFFLLPDPDSFKKLFDALGVKDEE
- a CDS encoding chemotaxis protein CheD; amino-acid sequence: MKNESIEIVKVGIADLNIVKSPQRIRTSGLGSCVGLILFDRIYQIAGLAHVMLPDSTLANQSSINQAKYADTAVPLLIDKLVEAGAKMRSLQAKMAGGAQMFQFQTTSDMMRIGPRNVEAVKEVLKSYNIPLLKEDVGGNSGRTIEFDPITCELMIRTVNQGVKII